From Woronichinia naegeliana WA131, the proteins below share one genomic window:
- a CDS encoding inositol monophosphatase, whose translation MRLDKIPLQNWLDVSTEAVLAAGAILEDLWGNLETVQEKGLAGDLVTEADRKAESLILDVLERHCPHHAILAEESGYQGEQQSTYLWAIDPLDGTTNYAHSYPISCVSVGLMVEGVPQLGAIYNPFRRELFRAAKGLGATLNRRPIQVSASPTLAKSLLVSGFAYDRRETLDNNYAEFCHLTHLTQGVRRSGSAALDLTDVACGRLDGYWERGIKAWDITAGIVILEEAGGKVTAYDQSPLDITSGRILATNGLIHAELSQALVSTDTWFQAFTQAKNTR comes from the coding sequence ATGCGTCTAGATAAAATCCCCTTACAAAATTGGTTAGATGTCTCAACCGAAGCCGTGTTAGCCGCCGGAGCGATTCTTGAAGATCTATGGGGGAACTTAGAAACCGTTCAGGAAAAGGGATTAGCTGGTGATTTAGTCACGGAAGCGGATCGCAAAGCCGAGTCCCTCATTTTAGATGTTCTAGAACGTCACTGTCCGCACCATGCCATCCTCGCTGAGGAATCAGGCTATCAAGGGGAACAACAAAGTACCTATCTCTGGGCGATCGATCCGCTTGATGGCACCACCAATTATGCCCATAGTTACCCTATCTCTTGCGTGTCCGTAGGCTTAATGGTAGAAGGCGTTCCCCAACTCGGAGCCATTTACAACCCTTTTCGTCGAGAACTATTCCGTGCCGCCAAAGGACTGGGGGCCACTCTCAATCGCCGTCCTATCCAGGTTTCTGCTAGTCCAACCCTTGCCAAAAGCCTTTTAGTTTCTGGTTTTGCCTATGATCGTCGAGAAACCCTAGACAATAATTATGCCGAATTTTGCCATTTAACCCACCTAACCCAGGGCGTTAGACGCAGTGGCTCAGCAGCCTTGGATCTCACTGATGTGGCCTGCGGTCGGCTGGATGGCTATTGGGAAAGGGGTATCAAAGCTTGGGATATTACGGCTGGCATTGTTATCTTAGAGGAAGCGGGAGGAAAAGTAACTGCCTACGATCAGAGTCCGTTAGATATTACCTCTGGACGGATTTTGGCCACCAATGGTCTCATTCATGCGGAACTGAGTCAAGCTTTAGTCAGTACTGACACTTGGTTTCAGGCTTTCACTCAGGCAAAAAACACCAGATAA
- a CDS encoding 2Fe-2S iron-sulfur cluster-binding protein, with the protein MSSFYRVCIHHRQAAETYQLSVPSDRYILHSVEKQGYELPFSCRNGACTSCAVRVISGEIYQPEAVGLSQELRDRGYALLCVSYTRSDLEVETQDEDEVYELQFGRYFGRGRVRFGLPLDED; encoded by the coding sequence ATGTCCTCTTTTTACCGGGTTTGTATTCACCATCGTCAAGCAGCAGAAACCTATCAGTTATCGGTTCCCAGCGATCGCTATATCCTCCACAGTGTGGAAAAGCAGGGGTATGAGTTACCCTTTTCTTGTCGTAATGGAGCCTGTACTAGTTGTGCCGTGCGAGTGATCTCAGGTGAAATTTATCAACCCGAAGCGGTTGGTCTGTCCCAGGAATTACGCGATCGCGGCTATGCCTTGTTATGTGTCAGCTATACCCGCTCAGATCTAGAAGTCGAAACCCAAGACGAAGATGAAGTCTATGAATTGCAATTCGGTCGCTATTTTGGCAGAGGGCGTGTCCGTTTTGGTTTACCCTTAGATGAAGATTAG
- a CDS encoding DOMON-like domain-containing protein, with protein sequence MTAFFLIPFQPDQTLPQITITGQIERLASQLSLSWLVTGEIDQIAIPAPATSPTRQDNLWQTTCFEFFLGLTDQPDYWEFNLSPSGHWNCYRFSDYRQGMVTETAFKISPFQFDHSPQMLTLQINLDLSGLFSSSQAVIAGITTVIQTLDGNLSYWALTHPGPEADFHQRDSFQLDLPTETQRAK encoded by the coding sequence ATGACAGCTTTTTTCCTCATTCCTTTTCAGCCAGATCAAACGCTACCACAGATTACGATTACGGGGCAAATAGAACGTTTAGCCTCTCAACTTTCCTTAAGCTGGCTTGTGACTGGAGAAATTGATCAAATTGCGATTCCTGCTCCTGCTACTTCACCTACTCGTCAAGATAATCTCTGGCAAACAACCTGTTTTGAATTTTTTCTCGGCCTCACTGATCAGCCTGATTACTGGGAATTTAACCTCTCACCATCGGGTCATTGGAATTGCTATCGTTTTAGCGATTATCGTCAAGGCATGGTGACAGAAACGGCTTTTAAAATTTCACCCTTTCAGTTTGATCATTCACCTCAAATGCTTACGCTCCAGATCAATCTTGATCTGAGTGGCCTGTTCTCGTCTTCTCAGGCAGTCATTGCAGGTATTACCACTGTGATCCAAACCCTTGACGGTAATCTCAGTTATTGGGCTTTGACTCACCCTGGGCCAGAAGCGGACTTTCATCAACGGGATAGTTTTCAACTAGATTTGCCAACAGAAACACAAAGAGCTAAATAG
- a CDS encoding TIGR00300 family protein, with protein sequence MTDAIRILMCAPDHYDVDYVINPWMEGNIHKSSRDRAVEQWQKLYHVLKDRALVDLVPPAKGWPDMVFTANAGLVLGDNVVLSRFFHKERQGEEPYFKEWFEQNGFTVYELPKDLPFEGAGDALFDREGRWLWAGYGFRSELDSHPYIAGWLDTEVVSLRLIDERFYHLDTCFCPLTGGYLLYYPPAFDSYSNRVIEMRIPPEKRIVVEEPDAVCFACNAVNVNNTIVMNQVSDRLKQQLREGGFEVVETPLSEFLKAGGAAKCLTLRVTEPILETVHANAPIESRVVRLEGHLLDSGLLNQALDLVVENSGSFRVLNFNLGVERQSISTAEVRISAPSHTIMEEIMTELIDLGAVPPPQELCDINTEVVTQAGVAPDDFYVSTIYPTEVRVNCEWVRVQNQRMDAAIVAQITPDGPIARCVLLRDLQVGDRVMVGVEGIRTVKKVESHDNSRKENKEFSFMGAGVSSERRVELLVEQIAWEMRKIRDQAGKIVVTAGPVVIHTGGSQHLARLIRDGYVQALLGGNAIAVHDMEQSMMGTSLGVDMQRGIPVRGGHRHHLKVINTIRRYGGIRQAVETGLVNKGVMYECVKNNIPYALAGSIRDDGPLPDTEMDLLKAQTHYGELLQGADMVLMLSSMLHSIGVGNMTPAGVKMVCVDINPAVVTKLSDRGSVESVGVVTDVGLFLSLLVQQLERLTKPYELVAV encoded by the coding sequence ATGACTGACGCTATTCGTATTCTAATGTGTGCGCCTGACCACTACGATGTGGATTATGTGATTAATCCCTGGATGGAAGGCAATATTCATAAATCTTCCCGCGATCGCGCCGTTGAGCAATGGCAAAAACTATATCATGTTCTCAAAGATCGGGCCTTAGTGGATTTAGTTCCGCCCGCCAAGGGTTGGCCCGACATGGTATTTACTGCCAACGCCGGTTTAGTTCTAGGCGATAACGTGGTTCTGAGTCGCTTTTTCCACAAAGAACGGCAAGGGGAAGAACCCTATTTCAAAGAATGGTTTGAACAAAATGGCTTTACGGTCTATGAATTGCCGAAGGATTTACCCTTTGAAGGAGCGGGAGATGCACTTTTTGATCGGGAAGGACGCTGGCTTTGGGCGGGTTACGGTTTTCGTTCGGAATTGGATTCCCATCCCTACATTGCCGGTTGGTTGGACACCGAAGTGGTTTCCCTGCGTTTAATTGATGAACGTTTCTATCATCTGGATACCTGTTTTTGTCCTTTGACAGGCGGTTATTTACTTTATTATCCTCCTGCTTTTGATTCTTACTCAAATCGGGTGATCGAGATGCGAATTCCCCCCGAAAAACGCATTGTCGTGGAAGAACCAGATGCGGTCTGTTTTGCTTGCAATGCGGTTAATGTTAACAACACAATTGTCATGAATCAGGTAAGCGATCGCCTGAAACAACAATTGAGAGAAGGGGGCTTTGAAGTGGTGGAAACCCCCCTAAGTGAATTTTTAAAAGCTGGGGGAGCCGCTAAATGTTTAACGCTGCGGGTGACGGAACCGATTTTAGAAACCGTTCATGCCAATGCGCCGATCGAAAGCCGTGTGGTTCGTCTGGAAGGCCATTTACTCGATTCCGGTTTATTAAATCAAGCCCTAGATTTAGTGGTCGAAAATAGTGGTAGTTTTCGGGTGCTTAACTTTAATTTAGGGGTTGAACGTCAGAGTATTTCCACCGCCGAAGTACGAATTTCCGCGCCATCCCATACCATCATGGAAGAGATCATGACCGAATTGATTGATCTCGGTGCAGTTCCTCCGCCCCAGGAACTCTGTGATATCAATACGGAAGTTGTGACCCAAGCCGGGGTAGCACCGGATGACTTCTATGTTAGTACTATTTATCCAACAGAAGTACGGGTTAACTGTGAATGGGTCAGGGTACAAAATCAGCGAATGGATGCCGCCATTGTGGCTCAAATCACTCCCGATGGGCCGATCGCCCGTTGTGTCTTGCTCAGAGATTTACAGGTCGGCGATCGCGTCATGGTGGGTGTAGAGGGGATTCGTACCGTTAAAAAAGTAGAGTCTCACGACAATAGCCGTAAAGAAAACAAAGAATTTTCCTTTATGGGGGCCGGGGTTTCCAGTGAACGACGGGTAGAATTGCTCGTAGAACAAATCGCCTGGGAAATGCGGAAAATTCGGGATCAAGCGGGCAAAATTGTGGTGACGGCGGGCCCTGTTGTTATTCATACTGGCGGATCACAACATCTGGCTCGACTGATTCGGGATGGCTATGTGCAAGCTCTGTTAGGGGGAAATGCGATCGCCGTTCATGATATGGAACAGTCCATGATGGGAACGTCTTTGGGTGTGGATATGCAACGGGGTATTCCAGTCCGTGGTGGCCATCGTCATCATTTAAAAGTGATCAATACCATCCGTCGTTATGGCGGTATTCGTCAAGCGGTCGAAACAGGTTTAGTCAATAAGGGCGTGATGTATGAATGCGTGAAAAATAATATTCCCTATGCCCTAGCCGGTTCGATTCGAGATGATGGCCCCTTACCTGACACCGAAATGGATCTACTCAAGGCTCAAACCCATTATGGTGAACTCTTACAGGGAGCCGATATGGTCTTAATGCTGTCTAGTATGCTCCATTCCATTGGGGTCGGTAATATGACTCCTGCTGGTGTGAAAATGGTCTGTGTGGATATTAATCCCGCCGTTGTCACCAAACTCAGCGATCGCGGTTCTGTGGAATCAGTGGGGGTAGTCACCGATGTAGGCTTATTCCTGAGCTTGCTAGTGCAACAACTAGAGCGTTTAACCAAACCCTATGAATTAGTAGCCGTTTAA
- the phoU gene encoding phosphate signaling complex protein PhoU — MTITTVNLSSQISHPERTYFERALKRLEQDVLRMGTLVEESFRLSHQSLFENQLENIAKITILEKQIDQFYRQIEQECSTFLTLQAPVAQDLRLLSAIMQLVRDLERIGDYAQDLAEIAMKLVSYPPHNCMEEIAAMSRHAQHMLATSLIALTELDPFAGPKVKQLDDTVDTAYERLYKVLAYQRDIKGVVEPILLLALVIRHLERMADHATNIAQRVSYIVTGYRG; from the coding sequence ATGACCATAACAACCGTGAACCTATCCAGTCAAATTAGCCACCCAGAAAGAACTTATTTTGAACGCGCCCTCAAACGATTAGAACAAGATGTTCTACGGATGGGAACCCTGGTGGAAGAATCCTTCCGCCTCAGTCATCAATCTTTATTTGAAAACCAATTAGAAAATATTGCTAAAATTACCATTCTCGAAAAGCAAATTGATCAGTTTTATCGACAAATTGAACAGGAATGTTCTACCTTCCTGACCTTGCAGGCCCCCGTTGCCCAGGACTTACGACTACTGAGTGCCATCATGCAATTAGTTCGAGATTTGGAGCGGATTGGGGATTATGCCCAGGATTTAGCAGAAATTGCCATGAAATTAGTCAGTTATCCCCCTCATAATTGTATGGAAGAAATTGCGGCCATGTCCCGTCATGCTCAACATATGCTGGCCACCAGTTTAATCGCCTTAACAGAGCTAGATCCCTTTGCTGGCCCTAAGGTTAAGCAATTGGATGATACGGTAGATACGGCCTATGAACGTCTTTATAAAGTCCTGGCCTACCAACGAGATATTAAGGGGGTAGTGGAGCCTATTTTGCTTCTCGCTTTGGTGATTCGTCATTTGGAACGGATGGCCGATCATGCTACCAATATTGCTCAACGGGTATCCTATATTGTGACGGGATATCGGGGCTAG
- the bioD gene encoding dethiobiotin synthase → MNTLLITGTDTEVGKTALTTILASYWYKHREGKSLGLMKLLQTGEGDDEHYQSLFGHCLTWDIITPQKWQTPVAPPIAAQREGKAIALDLVWQTLTQLQQTHPFVLVESLGSLGSPLTAELTVADLAGLWKLAAILVVPVKLGAMGQAIAQVALARQAKVKLKGIILNCQEAIAEERLEDWASPALLENFTQLPILGIIPQIPADQGQDLNTLAAIASHLDLERLGI, encoded by the coding sequence ATGAACACATTATTGATTACAGGAACCGATACGGAAGTTGGCAAAACCGCATTAACCACGATCTTAGCCTCCTACTGGTATAAACACCGAGAGGGTAAATCCTTAGGATTAATGAAATTGTTACAAACGGGAGAAGGTGACGATGAACATTATCAATCTTTGTTTGGCCATTGTCTGACCTGGGATATTATTACCCCTCAAAAATGGCAAACCCCTGTGGCTCCTCCGATCGCCGCTCAACGTGAAGGAAAAGCGATCGCCCTGGATCTGGTTTGGCAAACCCTGACCCAATTACAGCAAACCCATCCTTTTGTATTAGTTGAATCCCTCGGCAGTTTAGGTTCTCCTCTGACAGCAGAATTAACGGTGGCCGATCTGGCGGGACTATGGAAACTAGCGGCAATTTTGGTCGTTCCCGTTAAATTAGGGGCAATGGGACAAGCGATCGCCCAGGTAGCTTTAGCGCGTCAAGCCAAGGTCAAATTAAAAGGAATTATTCTAAACTGCCAGGAGGCGATCGCCGAGGAACGCTTAGAAGACTGGGCTTCACCCGCTCTATTGGAAAACTTTACCCAATTACCGATCTTAGGAATTATCCCCCAGATCCCAGCAGACCAGGGCCAAGATCTGAACACCTTGGCAGCCATTGCCTCTCATTTAGATTTAGAACGTTTAGGCATTTAG
- a CDS encoding ribose-phosphate pyrophosphokinase produces MLSSLSDNNRLRLFSGSANPSLSLEVARYLGMDIGPMLRKRFADGELYIQIQESIRGGDVYLIQPCCHPVNDNLMELLIMIDACRRASARQITAVLPYYGYARADRKTAGRESIAAKLVANLITEAGASRVLAMDLHSAQIQGYFDIPFDHVYGSPVIIDYLLRKQLSDLVVVSPDVGGVARARAFAKKLNEAPLAIIDKRRQSHNVAEVLNLIGDVQGKTAVLVDDMIDTAGTILEGARLLRQNGARQVYACATHAVFSEPAIARLSSGMLEEVIVTNTIPIPEEHYFPQLMILSVANLLGEAIWRIHEESSVSSMFR; encoded by the coding sequence ATGCTGTCATCGCTATCGGACAATAACCGCCTTCGTCTCTTTTCTGGCTCGGCTAATCCTTCTCTATCCCTAGAAGTGGCTCGCTATCTCGGTATGGACATTGGCCCCATGCTGCGGAAACGCTTTGCCGATGGAGAACTTTACATTCAGATTCAAGAGTCAATTCGCGGAGGTGACGTATATCTAATCCAACCCTGTTGCCATCCCGTTAATGACAATTTAATGGAACTGCTGATCATGATCGATGCCTGTCGTCGTGCTTCAGCTCGTCAGATTACGGCGGTACTTCCTTACTACGGCTATGCCAGAGCCGACCGAAAAACCGCAGGACGGGAATCGATCGCCGCTAAATTGGTGGCCAATTTGATTACTGAGGCGGGAGCCAGTCGGGTTTTAGCAATGGATCTCCATTCAGCCCAAATCCAGGGATATTTTGATATTCCCTTTGACCATGTTTATGGTTCGCCGGTAATCATCGATTATCTCCTCCGCAAACAACTCAGTGATTTAGTGGTCGTGTCGCCGGATGTCGGTGGAGTAGCCAGGGCCAGAGCTTTTGCCAAAAAACTCAATGAAGCTCCTTTAGCAATTATTGATAAACGTCGTCAGTCCCATAATGTGGCCGAAGTGCTCAACCTGATTGGAGATGTCCAAGGCAAAACTGCTGTTCTGGTTGATGACATGATTGACACTGCCGGAACAATCCTCGAAGGGGCCAGACTTTTACGTCAGAATGGGGCCAGACAAGTGTATGCCTGTGCGACCCATGCGGTTTTCTCTGAACCGGCGATCGCTCGTTTGTCCAGTGGGATGTTGGAGGAAGTCATTGTCACCAATACCATTCCCATTCCTGAAGAACATTACTTCCCCCAACTGATGATCCTCTCGGTAGCCAACCTATTGGGAGAAGCCATTTGGCGGATTCATGAAGAAAGTTCGGTGAGCAGTATGTTTCGCTAG
- the lepB gene encoding signal peptidase I, with protein sequence MTTSLDKKSTKTSQQSPENPWLEAAKTIVTAAILAFGIRTFVAEARYIPSSSMEPTLLINDRLIIEKISYHLHDPKRGDIVVFNPTKALQERNFKDAFIKRVIGLPGDTIQVKNGIVYVNGGALSENYIAQKPEYNYGPVTVPPGQYLVLGDNRNNSYDSHYWGFVPKDKFVGRAFVRFWPFDRLGMLDQQSGEQPSQQPAKLLTPQAKP encoded by the coding sequence ATGACCACAAGCTTGGATAAAAAGTCCACTAAAACCAGCCAACAGTCTCCAGAAAACCCTTGGTTAGAAGCTGCTAAAACCATCGTTACGGCTGCTATCCTTGCCTTTGGAATTCGCACCTTCGTTGCAGAGGCCCGCTACATCCCTTCTTCTTCGATGGAACCCACTCTTTTAATTAATGATCGGTTAATTATCGAAAAAATTAGTTACCATCTCCATGATCCTAAACGGGGAGATATTGTGGTTTTTAATCCCACGAAAGCTTTACAGGAACGTAATTTTAAAGATGCTTTCATTAAACGGGTTATTGGACTGCCTGGAGATACTATTCAAGTTAAAAACGGCATTGTTTACGTCAATGGTGGAGCGTTATCGGAAAATTATATTGCTCAAAAGCCAGAATATAATTATGGGCCGGTTACAGTTCCCCCGGGCCAATATTTAGTATTAGGAGACAACCGCAATAATAGCTATGATTCCCATTATTGGGGCTTTGTTCCTAAGGATAAATTTGTCGGACGGGCTTTTGTTCGTTTTTGGCCCTTTGATCGACTAGGGATGTTAGATCAACAATCTGGCGAACAACCCAGTCAACAGCCTGCGAAGCTCTTGACTCCCCAAGCCAAACCCTAA
- a CDS encoding dihydroorotase, which translates to MMDSTLPQLIRQAQILLPNGNFLLGDLLIAEGVIQAIAPEIVAPPNSSIIDAAGLTLLPGVIDPQVHFREPGLEHKEDLATASRACARGGVTAFLEMPNTKPLTITQATLEDKLQRAAAKSLVNYGFFIGATPENLPDLRTAHPTCGIKIFMGSAHGDLLVSQEAALEPIFAEGSRLIAVHAEDQARILERRKLFAGITDPAVHSQIQDEECALNATKLALKLSEKYQRRLHILHLSTGIEATYLRDHKPAWVTAEVTPQHLLLNTNAYAEIGTLAQMNPPLRSPENNDVLWQALLDGVIDCIATDHAPHTLAEKAQTYPQSPSGMPGVETALPLMLTQAMQGRCTVAQVVNWMSTAVAKAYSIPNKGLIQVGYDADLILVDLTNYHPVLRSEVQSKCGWSSFEGWSLTGWPVITIVNGQVVFNHGEFNDQVRGKALTFQS; encoded by the coding sequence ATGATGGACTCCACCTTACCCCAATTAATCCGCCAGGCTCAAATATTGTTGCCCAATGGCAATTTCTTACTGGGAGATCTGTTGATCGCCGAGGGAGTCATTCAGGCCATTGCCCCAGAGATTGTTGCGCCCCCGAATAGTTCCATCATAGACGCAGCCGGATTAACTTTGTTGCCAGGGGTAATTGACCCCCAAGTCCATTTTCGTGAACCAGGGTTAGAGCATAAAGAGGATCTGGCAACGGCCAGTCGAGCCTGTGCGAGGGGAGGGGTAACAGCTTTTTTAGAGATGCCCAATACCAAACCCTTGACCATAACCCAGGCAACCCTAGAGGATAAACTTCAACGGGCTGCGGCTAAGTCTCTGGTCAACTATGGTTTTTTTATCGGTGCAACGCCAGAGAATTTACCCGATCTCCGTACGGCTCATCCGACCTGTGGCATTAAGATTTTTATGGGTTCGGCTCATGGCGATCTATTAGTTAGTCAGGAAGCGGCTTTAGAACCAATTTTTGCAGAGGGAAGTCGTTTAATTGCTGTCCATGCGGAAGATCAAGCTCGTATCCTCGAAAGACGCAAATTATTTGCTGGGATTACTGATCCCGCCGTTCATTCCCAAATTCAGGACGAGGAATGTGCCCTGAATGCCACGAAGTTAGCTCTCAAATTGTCCGAAAAATATCAGCGCCGTTTGCATATTCTCCATCTGTCAACGGGAATTGAAGCAACCTATTTACGTGACCATAAACCGGCCTGGGTAACAGCCGAAGTCACTCCCCAACATTTATTACTGAATACGAATGCCTATGCTGAGATTGGTACTTTAGCCCAGATGAATCCCCCTCTGCGATCGCCGGAAAATAATGACGTACTTTGGCAAGCCTTACTGGATGGCGTGATTGATTGTATTGCCACGGATCATGCTCCCCATACCCTAGCGGAAAAAGCACAGACCTATCCCCAATCTCCGTCTGGAATGCCAGGCGTGGAAACGGCGTTACCGTTAATGTTGACTCAAGCGATGCAGGGACGCTGTACGGTGGCTCAGGTGGTTAATTGGATGTCAACAGCAGTGGCTAAAGCCTACAGTATTCCCAATAAAGGTTTAATTCAAGTTGGGTATGATGCGGATTTAATTCTTGTTGATTTGACCAATTATCATCCGGTTTTACGCTCTGAGGTTCAAAGTAAGTGCGGCTGGAGTTCCTTTGAAGGTTGGAGTTTAACAGGATGGCCAGTGATAACAATCGTGAACGGGCAAGTTGTCTTTAATCATGGGGAATTTAATGATCAAGTTCGAGGCAAAGCCCTGACTTTTCAATCTTAA
- a CDS encoding DUF433 domain-containing protein produces MDYRSYITIEPDKRGGKPCVRGLRITVYEVLEYLASEMTEAEILEDFPDLTREDLKACIAYAADHERHFMTAPIAV; encoded by the coding sequence ATGGACTACCGAAGTTACATCACAATTGAACCTGATAAACGCGGTGGCAAACCCTGCGTGCGTGGCTTGCGTATTACAGTTTATGAGGTGCTGGAGTACCTAGCCTCTGAAATGACGGAGGCGGAAATACTTGAAGATTTTCCCGATTTAACACGAGAAGACCTGAAAGCTTGTATTGCCTATGCGGCTGACCACGAACGTCACTTTATGACTGCTCCCATTGCTGTATGA
- a CDS encoding BrnT family toxin — protein MNIQKDGFEWDEGNIAKCQKHGLSLEEIEAFFQSKVFVAPDLKHSEEEERFLAVGYSPNGKPMFVVFTLRGNLIRPISARYMHKKEAQNYEENFT, from the coding sequence ATGAACATTCAAAAAGATGGGTTTGAATGGGATGAAGGAAACATAGCCAAATGCCAGAAACATGGGCTTTCTCTTGAGGAGATTGAAGCTTTTTTTCAGAGTAAAGTATTTGTTGCGCCTGATCTCAAGCACTCTGAAGAGGAGGAACGATTTCTTGCAGTAGGTTATTCACCAAATGGTAAGCCGATGTTTGTCGTATTTACATTGAGAGGTAATCTTATTAGACCTATTTCCGCCCGATATATGCACAAGAAAGAGGCTCAAAACTATGAAGAAAATTTTACCTAA
- a CDS encoding type II toxin-antitoxin system HicB family antitoxin, producing the protein MKFYYEMIIYWSQEDQSFLVQVPELPGCMADGTNYQEAVQNAEVIIQEWIETAQALGRDIPEPKGRLLLA; encoded by the coding sequence ATGAAGTTCTATTATGAAATGATCATTTACTGGAGTCAAGAGGATCAGTCTTTTCTGGTGCAAGTCCCCGAACTACCTGGTTGTATGGCTGATGGTACAAATTATCAAGAAGCGGTACAAAATGCTGAGGTTATCATTCAAGAATGGATTGAAACAGCGCAAGCATTGGGTCGAGATATTCCTGAACCAAAAGGACGATTGTTATTAGCTTGA
- a CDS encoding BrnT family toxin, translated as MKIPQFFEWDEDKCQANIDKHGIDFANIQAVFTNPIVERVDDRQDYGEVRIILLGIIDDRVLCIVYTLRGSVCRIISARRANQREQRTYHQSLARRLGKNEGSN; from the coding sequence ATGAAGATTCCGCAGTTTTTTGAGTGGGACGAGGATAAATGTCAGGCTAATATAGACAAACACGGGATAGATTTTGCTAACATTCAAGCAGTCTTTACCAATCCCATCGTTGAACGTGTGGATGACCGTCAAGATTATGGTGAAGTGAGAATCATTTTACTAGGAATTATTGATGATCGGGTTCTCTGCATTGTTTATACTCTACGCGGCTCTGTCTGTCGTATTATTAGTGCTAGGAGGGCAAATCAACGTGAACAAAGAACATATCACCAGAGTCTTGCTAGAAGACTGGGCAAAAATGAAGGGTCAAACTGA
- a CDS encoding DUF4263 domain-containing protein, producing MSIIVDPEWTFMDVLKAAWAAYPGGVQLGAPNRVKALERWANVIGRERAVYELNAVLSQYSSYKEAAKAFGMSVSTLKRIRDNFQAMPELTPFSSVPNIIQDHISILKQAKNTSTFIETPDEVLQKFLELTEKIGVDPVSRLIEVLVSKETQSLIPENTLHKFIEISQRAGIDIVSRLVDWITNAAKLKDVIDVLEGLDFNDLQKLNIAIGLSSLKNALVVWQENKENDDEEFWQRVFSQNSFIFAQLFSFPVILIEDKAYIGGKNISNKGGNVIDFLYANDLTKNAALIEIKTPKTKLLGSQYRGDIYNISVELSGSVVQIANYKKSLLQNFNSLTSNEGDEFNVFNPKSIIVIGSISDELIEQRKKKSFELFRAGLSDVQIITYDELFGKVEFLIKLLQGEYITNVS from the coding sequence ATGAGCATAATTGTTGATCCTGAATGGACATTCATGGATGTTTTAAAAGCTGCTTGGGCAGCATATCCTGGTGGGGTTCAGCTTGGAGCACCCAACAGAGTAAAAGCCTTAGAAAGATGGGCAAATGTTATTGGACGCGAGAGGGCAGTGTATGAACTAAATGCCGTGCTGAGTCAATACTCTAGTTACAAAGAAGCAGCAAAAGCTTTCGGAATGTCTGTATCAACTTTAAAAAGAATTAGAGACAATTTTCAGGCGATGCCCGAATTAACGCCTTTTTCGTCTGTGCCAAACATAATTCAAGATCATATATCGATACTGAAACAAGCAAAAAATACTTCAACCTTTATAGAGACCCCTGATGAAGTTCTTCAAAAGTTTCTTGAGTTAACAGAAAAAATAGGTGTCGATCCAGTATCTAGATTAATAGAAGTTCTAGTCAGCAAAGAAACCCAATCATTAATTCCTGAAAATACTCTTCATAAATTTATAGAAATAAGCCAAAGGGCTGGTATTGACATAGTTTCTAGATTGGTAGATTGGATTACAAATGCAGCAAAATTAAAAGATGTGATCGATGTTCTTGAGGGGCTTGATTTTAATGATTTGCAGAAGCTAAATATTGCAATTGGGTTGAGTAGCCTCAAAAATGCTTTAGTAGTTTGGCAAGAAAATAAAGAGAATGATGATGAAGAATTTTGGCAGAGAGTTTTTTCACAAAATTCTTTTATCTTTGCTCAACTATTTTCATTTCCTGTAATCCTTATCGAGGATAAAGCATATATAGGTGGCAAAAATATCAGCAATAAAGGCGGAAATGTTATTGATTTCTTGTATGCAAATGACCTAACTAAAAATGCTGCCTTGATAGAAATAAAAACTCCAAAAACAAAACTTTTAGGTTCTCAATATAGAGGAGATATTTATAATATATCAGTTGAATTATCTGGCTCTGTAGTTCAGATTGCTAACTATAAAAAATCACTATTGCAAAACTTTAATTCACTCACTAGCAATGAAGGTGATGAATTTAACGTTTTTAATCCAAAAAGTATCATTGTGATTGGTAGTATTAGTGATGAATTGATTGAGCAACGGAAGAAAAAAAGTTTTGAATTATTTAGAGCAGGATTAAGTGACGTTCAAATTATCACTTACGATGAACTATTTGGCAAAGTAGAGTTTCTTATAAAATTGCTGCAAGGTGAGTATATCACAAACGTAAGCTAA